A single window of bacterium DNA harbors:
- the bioD gene encoding dethiobiotin synthase, translating into MTARAILVTGTDTGVGKTLVACAIAAALVREGVAVGVCKPVETGRTAGGRDAERLIAAAGGTQSLDDVCPYRFDRPVTPLLAAESAGASIDMAWLAEYLCALATRFDVLLVEGAGGLLSPMARGATMADLARDAGLAALVVVANRLGCLNHALLTETALRQSNLPMLGFVFTSAGAAADDASLDSNARILADVAAAPVLCAIPRLPESAQGDDAALADALLAADEGRRLLTRIRG; encoded by the coding sequence ATGACCGCGCGCGCCATCCTCGTCACCGGCACGGACACGGGCGTCGGCAAAACGCTCGTCGCCTGCGCGATCGCCGCGGCGCTCGTTCGCGAGGGCGTGGCCGTCGGCGTATGCAAGCCCGTGGAAACCGGCCGAACGGCGGGCGGGCGAGACGCGGAACGCCTCATCGCCGCGGCCGGCGGAACGCAGTCGCTTGACGACGTTTGTCCGTATCGCTTCGATCGGCCCGTCACGCCGCTTCTGGCCGCCGAAAGCGCGGGCGCGTCGATAGACATGGCGTGGCTCGCCGAATACCTGTGTGCATTGGCGACGCGGTTTGATGTGCTGCTCGTGGAGGGCGCGGGCGGGCTGCTCTCGCCGATGGCGCGCGGCGCGACGATGGCCGATCTTGCGCGCGACGCCGGCCTGGCGGCGCTCGTGGTCGTCGCCAATCGATTGGGATGCCTCAATCACGCACTTCTCACGGAGACGGCCCTGCGCCAGTCGAATCTGCCAATGCTCGGATTCGTTTTCACGTCCGCGGGCGCGGCGGCGGACGACGCTTCGCTCGATTCCAACGCGCGCATTCTCGCCGATGTCGCGGCCGCCCCCGTGCTATGCGCCATCCCGCGCCTTCCCGAATCCGCGCAAGGCGACGACGCCGCGCTCGCCGACGCGCTTCTGGCCGCGGACGAGGGACGCCGGCTCTTGACCCGGATTCGCGGTTGA